One Numida meleagris isolate 19003 breed g44 Domestic line chromosome 6, NumMel1.0, whole genome shotgun sequence genomic region harbors:
- the PTGDR gene encoding prostaglandin D2 receptor (The sequence of the model RefSeq protein was modified relative to this genomic sequence to represent the inferred CDS: added 10 bases not found in genome assembly) codes for MAADGYRCRESRFIASGQSVVPSSALFAAGLLGNVLALLLLGQHRRRSRSAAGRAPRVSAFYVLVSGLAVTDLLGKCLLSPIVLAAYAYNRSLSELGAGGRGDGEPGALCQLFAFLMAFFGLAPTLLLLAMATECWLSLGHPYFYRRHVTRRRGAMLCALGATLCALFCALPLLGFGAPMQYCPGTWCFIRMAGGGPRQLGFPVLYASVLGVLVLAIATCNVCSMRQLYGMARRQPRRGAQPPGPAAPRMEELDHLVLLGLMTALFTICSLPLIVRAYVGAFAADFNEDADLSALRFLSVNSIVDPWVFIIFRTSVFRLFVRRLCRRLGSRRATLKSTGPGGDGQFCPLGWRGPGAPQLVFP; via the exons ATGGCGGCCGATGGGTACCGCTGCCGGGAGAGCCGCTTCATCGCCAGCGGGCAGTCGGTGGTGCCCAGCTCGGCCCTGTTCGCCGCCGGCCTGCTGGGCAACGTGCTGGCTTTACTCCTCTTGGGGCAGCACCGACGGCGCTCCCGCTCCGCCGCCGGCCGCGCTCCGCGGGTCTCCGCTTTCTACGTGCTGGTGAGCGGGCTGGCGGTCACCGACCTGCTGGGCAAGTGCCTGCTCAGCCCCATCGTGCTGGCCGCCTACGCCTACAACCGCAGCCTGAGCGAGCTGGGCGCGGGCGGCCGCGGGGACGGCGAGCCGGGAGCGCTGTGCCAGCTCTTCGCCTTCCTGATGGCGTTCTTCGGGCTGGcccccaccctgctgctgctggccatggCCACCGAGTGCTGGCTGTCGCTGGGCCACCCGTACTTCTACCGGCGGCACGTCACCCGGCGAAGGGGAGCGATGCTGTGCGCGCTGGGGGCGACGCTGTGCGCGCTGTTCTGCGCGCTGCCGCTGCTCGGCTTCGGCGCTCCCATGCAGTACTGCCCCGGGACGTGGTGCTTCATCCGCATGGCGGGCGGCGGGCCGAGGCAGCTCGGTTTCCCCGTGCTGTACGCCAGCGTGCTGGGCGTGCTGGTGCTGGCCATCGCGACGTGCAACGTGTGCAGCATGCGGCAGCTGTACGGCATGGCCCGCAGGCAGCCCCGGCGCGGAGCGCAgccccccggcccggccgcgcCGCGCATGGAGGAGCTCGAccacctggtgctgctggggctcatGACCGCGCTCTTCACCATCTGCTCGCT GTCCGTGCTTACGTGGGGGCATTCGCCGCCGACTTCAACGAGGACGCCGACCTCAGCGCGCTGCGTTTCCTCTCCGTTAACTCCATCGTGGACCCGTGGGTCTTCATCATCTTCCGCACCTCCGTCTTCCGCCTCTTCGTGCGCCGCTTGTGCCGCCGCCTGGGCTCCCGCCGGGCCACGCTGAAGAGCACGGGGCCGGGGGGGGACGGGCAGTTCTGTCCCCTGGGCTGGCGTGGGCCGGGTGCCCCGCAGCTCGTCTTCCCCTGA